The Sulfurihydrogenibium azorense Az-Fu1 genome contains the following window.
ATTTTATCTTATATTAAGTTTTTCATACTCAAAATAAACTATATTTCTCTTTTCCTTGCTAAACTCTATCCCTACTAAATAAATCTCCCTGCAGTTGCTTGTATACTTTTCATAATACTTCTTCTCTTTTATCTGACTTAAAGCCTTTCCTTCACTATCTTTCTCTACTACCTTAAACTCTATGATGTAAGCTCTATCTTGATAAAACACTGTTAAATCTATCTTTCCTGTGTTTGTTGTATCTTCTGCTTTTGTATCTAACCCACTTCCGGTAAAAAGTGCATATACCACAGATGCATAAAATCCTTCATAGCTGTCTAAATCATTTCTCCTATACCAATCGTTTGGTATACTTGCAAAAAAGCTGTATAGGGCTGTTTTTATTTTTTCTAAATCGTTCTCTTCTATAGCTTCTACTATGCTGTTTTGAGCATCTTCTTTGTCTGATACTGATGGAAGTATGTCTGATAGGAAAAAGTTGTTAAAACTTGATTTTACTTCAAAGTTTGGATAAGTAAGAATATAGATAGTCCTTAATCCTAATTTTTTAGTTTCTCTTATGGTTAGATAACCTGTTTGAAAGAATAAATTCTCAATCTTCAAAAAGTCTACATCAAGATTAGCAAGTATCTCATCGTTTGCTTTTATTTCTTCAAGTTTTGGTAAAAATACTTTGTTATTTAAAATAAGCTTCATCAAAAATGTAGGAGTTCCGGTTTCAAACCAGTAAGGTCTAAAATCTTTTTTATCAAAAAATAACAAAACATCAAAAGGATTATAAACCTTTTCACCAAGCCAGTTATAACCGTTATACCAGTATTTTAGCTCTTCTAAATTCACTCCTTCTAACCTATCTTTAAACACTGTTTCAAGTTCTGATTGGGTATATCCGCATATAGTTGCAAATTCTGTGTCTAAGGTTATATCGTTTAACTGGTTTAAACCACTAAATATAGATATTTTTGAAAATCTTGACACGCCTGTTATAAATACGAGTTTTAAGTACTGGTCAGAAGCTTTTAAAATACTGTAAAAGTCTTTTAAAACTTCTCTTATTTCTATAGCTTTTTCTGTGTTTTCTATATTATCGTTTTCTATATTATCAAGGATTGGTTTATCGTACTCATCTACAAGGACTACAACAGGGTTTTTATACTCTTGGTATAAGCTGTATATAGTGTCTGTAAACATAAATCTTACATTATCTGTATCTTCTACTGAGATGTTATAGGTTAACATATGACGTTTTAACTGTTTTATTATCCAATTTTTTAGGTCTTGTGGGTCTTTAACTGTTCCACCACCAAAATCTATGTGTATAACCGGATACTTTACACTCCAATCCCAGTTATTCTCTAAGTATAATCCTTCAAACAGCTGCTTATTTCCTAAAAAAGCCTGTTTTAGTGTGTCAACAAACAATGACTTTCCAAACCTTCTTGGTCTGCTTAAGAAAAATTGATTTCCTTTGTTTACAAGTTTTTCTACAAAATGGGTTTTATCAACATAATAGCAGTTTTCTTTTCTTAACTTTTCTAAGCTTGATATTCCTATTGGTAGTTTTTTCATAGTTGTTTACAATAGCACCTTTTTAACATAACTTAGCGCGCCCAGAGGGACTCGAACCCCCAACCTTGTGATCCGTAGTCACATGCTCTATCCAATTGAGCTATGGGCGCACGTTTATATTTTATTTTATATTTCTAACTTTGCCAGTTTTTCTTCGTTTTCTTTTGCTATAAGTACTTCTATTATCTCGTCTAAATCCCCGTCAAGAATGTCATTTATTCTATAAGATGTATAATTAACTCTGTGGTCTGTTACTCTATTTTGAGGGAAGTTGTAAGTCCTTATTTTTTCACTTCTCTCCCCTGTTCCAACTTGCTCTTTTCTTTCTTTTGCTATCTTTTCTCTTTCTAACCTATCATAGTAGTCTTTTAATCTTGCTCTTAAGATTTGCATTGCTTTTAATTTATTTTGAAGCTGAGACCTTTCATCTTGACATTGAACAACTATGCCTGTTGGTAGGTGGGTTATTCTAACGGCTGAGTCTGTAGTGTTAACGTGC
Protein-coding sequences here:
- a CDS encoding ATP-binding protein is translated as MKKLPIGISSLEKLRKENCYYVDKTHFVEKLVNKGNQFFLSRPRRFGKSLFVDTLKQAFLGNKQLFEGLYLENNWDWSVKYPVIHIDFGGGTVKDPQDLKNWIIKQLKRHMLTYNISVEDTDNVRFMFTDTIYSLYQEYKNPVVVLVDEYDKPILDNIENDNIENTEKAIEIREVLKDFYSILKASDQYLKLVFITGVSRFSKISIFSGLNQLNDITLDTEFATICGYTQSELETVFKDRLEGVNLEELKYWYNGYNWLGEKVYNPFDVLLFFDKKDFRPYWFETGTPTFLMKLILNNKVFLPKLEEIKANDEILANLDVDFLKIENLFFQTGYLTIRETKKLGLRTIYILTYPNFEVKSSFNNFFLSDILPSVSDKEDAQNSIVEAIEENDLEKIKTALYSFFASIPNDWYRRNDLDSYEGFYASVVYALFTGSGLDTKAEDTTNTGKIDLTVFYQDRAYIIEFKVVEKDSEGKALSQIKEKKYYEKYTSNCREIYLVGIEFSKEKRNIVYFEYEKLNIR